The following nucleotide sequence is from Cicer arietinum cultivar CDC Frontier isolate Library 1 chromosome 2, Cicar.CDCFrontier_v2.0, whole genome shotgun sequence.
GAATGCGTACATGCTATCAAACGTTACCAtctaaaacaatcattgaattttgtggtacaaaaatcagatttagaaaggtatgttatttgttgttcaagtccaaattgtttgtttagatgcAGAGCTTCAAAACGCAAAAATAGTGAATTGTGGGTGATTGGTAAATTGAATCTGCGTCATACATGCACAAATTATGCATTGTCACAAGATCATACGAAACTTGATTCTAACATGGTATGTGCAAGCATAATGTAAGTTGTGAAAGCGGATCCTTCAATAAAAGTGAAGGTCATTATTGCTGAGATTCAGGCTTTACACAACTACATAGTTACTTATAGAAAGGCTTggattgaaaaaaataaagcgatcgaacaaatttatggcgattgggaagagtcttacaatcaactCCCACAATGGTTGTTGGTTATGCAAACATTTGCTCTAGGAACCGAAATTGAAATGGAAACTATCCCAGCTTATCATGAAAATAGTTTGATAAATGGGATAAGGATCtttcatagactattttgggCTTTCGTTCCGTGCATATCTGCGTTTAAATTCTGCAAAACCGATAGTACAAGTTGATGGAACTTGGTTGTACGGTAAGTACAAGGGAACTCTATTGGTAGCAGTTGCACAAGATGGGGACGACAATGTAATTTCTATTGCTTATGCTCTTGTAGAAGGTGAGACAAAAGAAGGTTggagtttctttttgagaaatttgagaaaatatgtCACTCCATAACCCAACATTTGtatgatttcagatagacacgaatCGATTAAGAGTGCTTAAAATGATCCGAATAATGGGTGGCAAGATCCTCCGTCAAAGCATATGTTCTGCGTCcgacatatttcacaaaattttgcaagAGAATTTAAGGACaatgctttgaagaaaaaagttgtttctatgggtaataatttcattattaattttcataattagtgtaatttttaataatttcattcctaatttatataattagtgtaataatgTTTTGTCTACTATTTCAATACAAGTTACTTGATCAATGATTctacatatcgatactaccGCAGAGAAATCGACATAGTAAACCCGGaggctttgaaatggttagacaacatacctcgacaagattggattcaagcatTCGATGGAGGTAGCCGTTGGGGTCAGATGACAACCAACCTTGTGGAGTCGATTAATAGAGTATTAAAAGGCACGCGCAACCTTCCCATCACtgctttggtccaatcaacttattttaaaacaggGACACTGTTTCCAACCATGGGAAAATGACAcgcatcaattttagcttctggtcaggtatacacagaaacttgcataaaatttatgaaattggaaATAAGTAAATCCAATAGTCATAGAGTGGATAGTTTTGATCGCagcaaccatactttcatggtCCACGAGACAATAGCTCGAAGGGAAGGGCGACCAATTGCTCACTTCAGTGTAAACCTTCCTAACAAGTGGTGCGATTGTGAaaaatatcaagctaaacatatgccttgttcacatgtcatagcagcatgttctagcataaaatatgattattggagCCTTATACCTGATGTGTACAAGGAGGAAACGGTATTAAAAGTCTACGACGAAGCCTTCCCACCCATACCAAACAAAGGATATTGGCAACAATATGAAGGTATTAAGTTGTGTCTCAATCCACTAATGCGGAGAGTCAAGAAAGGCCGACCAAAGAGCAAACGCattagaacaaaaatggataCTACAGAAAGAGTACCCAAAAAATGTGGATTATATAGGGTATCTGGTCATACTAGGAAACATTGTCCAAACGCTGCGGGCACATCCactcaaatttgatgtatcattttttttaatgtattttctttgaaatttataatttaattttctattttaattNNNNNNNNNNNNNNNNNNNNNNNNNNNNNNNNNNNNNNNNNNNNNNNNNNNNNNNNNNNNNNNNNNNNNNNNNNNNNNNNNNNNNNNNNNNNNNNNNNNNNNNNNNNNNNNNNNNNNNNNNNNNNNNNNNNNNNNNNNNNNNNNNNNNNNNNNNNNNNNNNNNNNNNNNNNNNNNNNNNNNNNNNNNNNNNNNNNNNNNNNNNNNNNNNNNNNNNNNNNNNNNNNNNNNNNNNNNNNNNNNNNNNNNNNNNNNNNNNNNNNNNNNNNNNNNNNNNNNNNNNNNNNNNNNNNNNNNNNNNNNNNNNNNNNNNNNNNNNNNNNNNNNNNNNNNNNNNNNNNNNNNNNNNNNNNNNNNNNNNNNNNNNNNNNNNNNNNNNNNNNNNNNNNNNNNNNNNNaataattaataataataataataattattatttattaatgtattattattattaattataaatttattatttaatataattatttattaatttaaatatttattaaaatattaacaattaattaaaacaaaaaaaacgaattaattttttttttaaaaccctttgggaggtcgcatccccggccagcgacctcctactagggGGAAAAAAATGTTCCTTTAACTGGTCGCACCCCTAGGCCACGACCTCCAAAGTAGCcccaaaaagtaggacattttggTACATAAATTACAAAAGGAGGTATATtggttaaattttttgaaaaagaggATATATGAGTAACAAATCCTCACTCCACAAGCCatttaatgtattttgcttgacattattaatataatttacaatttttaagcataattatttttattattattattattttatttatttattagatccagagaaaaaataggaggaagttgttaacaaaatataattaagcgactaatttatctataaaataggagagaattgttaaaatcatataaatttatctaaaatattagggagttgttaaaattatataaatttatctacaaaataggatggagttattaaaataatataattttatttacaaaatagaaATGATACTTTAGTAGTTTAAAATTTTAGCATTTTGGGatactttttataatttcttttagcATTTTGggatactttttttatttttttattttttttatagtatgtAGTTTGTTTGCCTGCCCCCTGtatgtttaaatataatttataatttgagaTACGTGCAAAATACAATTTCGAATgaaataatttgaataaaaattagaatttttttaaagacgtagagagaaaataaatttattagattgattttccattaattatatgaaaatctaatTTGCAGTTGACTAAATAAAACTCATACCGTAAAATTgccattaataattaaaaaatactaattttcaCAAGagatcctttaaaaaaaaaaaaaaagaatcatatGTGTCAACTTGTAACACTTACAAATCTTAACCGTTCACATATTCCTGTATAGTTAGACAATTTCTAATAGgtcaaacattattttttttgtctaaatCTTTcttaatataacaaaatttctacaatttttagagagatattttctttttgaggatgTCCAACGTTTAATTAACAAAAAGAAGAatctatcaatatttttttaactgttTAAGTAGAATATATTTATGTCAATTAAAACATGTCGAACTCTATTTAGatatatcttaaattatttctcAAGTTTGAGTCTTTTGATGAAAAAAATGCGTCAACGAAATTTCCTAGTAAGTATTAGTTGTCGTCGTGCAATAAATGGATTAGAATGGATTTCTTTGGTATAAATTATACATGAGAGAATAAAGTGTGAATTTACATTCTttatagagagagaaaaatataagatttttttaatgGCATGAGATAATTCTTTAGTCCCTCATATGTAATTTACACATGAAGGGATCCATTCCTCTAATAAATCCTTCACGATATTTCTTTACTATCGATCTCTTTTTTAttggatattttaattttatttgatttgtagtgatttttgtaatttgtctttttcttttagACTTTGTCTTATTGTATTTTATGGGATCCATTGTTTTAATGGATTGtattttatatctatatatattttcactttatcattaaaaagaattaaaaaaatacttcacaataaaaaatattaagcatCAACATAAGTATTTTGTGTTGTTATTACCCttgttactattttttttctggACTTAGGATGAGTGGATTGAGTTTAATGAACTTCATGTGGATGCAACTTATTATATGAGACAACGTTCAGTTCAATTCAGAGAACTCATTTCTTTATAAGAGACAAAGTGGTGTGATTGTGCACCCGTACAAAAAATTGAGTGGAATGACCATGCACTAGTCAGCCTTAAGACAAGGTGGCGCGATTGTGCACCGTTATGAATGATAAGGTGGTATGACCGTGTAACCGTCAACTTTAAGACGAATGAAACAACATTAAAAGATGGAGACTGAATCAAACGAGTCTAGATAATGGAGGCCCATTTCTCAAAAAAGATTCATCTATAAAAGAAGAGATGACAACTAGAATTGGAGATCTCTCTTCTACAtttataaacaatatattttttctagtgAATACATTGGAAAGTCTCTTAAGAACTtctaaaattttacattttttgtattttttatttacatatatGAACACTCACCATAATGATTATTATAAAGAACAACTAGTTTTTTTGGGTTGTTATTAGAATCATACATAAAAATTTAGTGGATAATTAAACGTAAACGAACACTATGAACAATTGGCATACTAATCAACCAGTTATATATAActtgaaaattatataatattttttcaatctcATTATATTGGTATCATGCTCTACACCATACCAACCATGAAATGTTCTACAAATTACAAACAATGCCTCAAGACTTGaaactgataataataataataataatctaactCAAATTGAAAGGCAAACAAACAAGCACCCTTTCTTTAAACATGCATACAAAACTGAATAAATGTTCCAAACAAAAcccaattgaaaaaaaaaacaaaaattgaaagtgaatttaaaaatgtttccAAGGTCTTTCTGCTAGGCTTACACATTCTTTGTGCCTATAACAATCAACAAGATGATCAATGGTCAATCCTGCAGCTTGCATAAAAGAGTAAACAATAACTGGACCCAAAAATCTAAATCCACGTTTTATTAAGTCCTTGCTTATGGCCTCTGCTTTTGGTGTCCTTAATGGAACATCTCTTGGGTATTTGTATTTGTTAATCACTGGTTTGTGATTTACATAACCCCATATATAGCTACTGAATGATCCATATTCTCTCATAATCTGTACACAAAAGATCAATTGccaattaaattaacaatatttttggttttttgttttaaatgattcttatattattttatcttttattataagttttgttttaaaaaaacttcaaataaaaagttggtttaaatagtttattttaaatgtcatattaattatttcatctattttctgtaacttttttttggataatgaaattttaaaaatgatttaaatgaaaaaatattttgtgaatctcttcataaaaattgtttttaaaagatacattctgttaaaaaatatgatttttattatgttaaaatatttaagttattaaatatcaaaattgtttttttaatcgGTAATAAATACATCTgaaataacttttattatttttatataaattttcgtaaaaatcatttttaaaaatataaagttaaaatcattttttcaaaagttttaaacaAATAGGCCCTTTATATGTTGCTGGCTGGAATGACAATTGCTTATGAATTTTGCTTTTTAATAGTGATATAGAGAAGTTGTCAGTTAATCAGAAATAATGCATTTCTAAAAACACtataaataatgttttgaacttgtaaaatattaaatcttatttttaaaggGCATTTGCAAAAATTAATGTATGCTCTAATaatgtttattaatttttattttttatttttataaatgagaaATAGAAACAGGAAACActattaataaacaaaaatttggaTAGgcatatttagttatttatgttCTGTACTTGCCTTGATTATGCATTTGGCATTGTCTACTATGCACTTAACTCTGCAATCAGCTAATACAAGTTCTTTGTTTGATGCTATCTCCATTATTTCTTTCTCCTCCATTTTGGCAACAATGTTAGGATCAAATCCAGCAAAAGCTTGTCTGTGTCAAGAACATTATTATACAAATATGTTAGTATAATTTCAAACCAAACAACATGCATATATATAGATGGTAAATTTACCTTAGAACTTGCTTTCTTTTTAGAATTTCTGTCCAGTTGTAATCTATCAGCAATCCTGACATTGCAAGCAGCTCGAACAATTTTCTGTTTCATGGTTCAATCATTTAAGATAGTTGAAATATGCAATGATTCCATTCAGTCAAAATACCACTTAAGTTAGTACAGATATAAGTCAATTCAAACGGTTGGATATTGAATACGTCacatcatatttcaattttcatcCAACCGTTCTGACTTACTATCGCATGGTATCGCGACTACAAATAATCCAAATCTAtgagcatatatatatatatataaataatgatttTGAAGGTAAAGAAAAAAGATTGTAACATATTGTACATTGCTTACTTGTCATCGTAAGATGGAACTCCCCAACACCCATCATGAAATTCAATGTATGCCTTATCTGCACAATATACCTCTTTATCATTTCTATTGTAATTTTTAGTGGTGAAAATGATGTTGTTAAAAATAGCCGAATTGATTGTTTTTatcatggttttaaattgcggtTGTCTTCACGGTTGTGGTTACGCTGCAAACCACTGCAAGAAAATGCGGGCAATTGTGGTTGATGTGACCAAATTATGACTAATGTTGTTGCAGAGACTTCAAAATCCACAATATTGTAGACCtcaatttaaaaccatgattTTTatgcaaaagaaaataaaatgaaataattttttttggaaatgtATGTATTTACCACAGTTGTTTGTGATCCAGTTGCATCTCTTTAATTCACCAAGCTCTGCTGCATGTGGAAATTTTTGTGGCTGTGAAGTATTAATAAGTACACGTTCTCTTCTTTGACTTGGTGAAATCAAATTTTCATGGTCTGCTAGTGTCATAGAAGAATCATTTGAAATTTGTgacaatgatgatgatgatgaagatgaagaactTTTCTGTAAACCAAAAGGGTACACTCTTTTAAGGTGTTGTTTGTGGAAAAATATTTGGTTCAATTTCCTTGATTCTTGGACACTTGTTTTTTTCTCCATTATTGCATGTATTTTTTCATTTGCTTTAGACATGATGGAGTTGGAGAAGATAAGGAAAATTCCAATGCTATATACTTATATGGATAATTGGTATGCATACAAGTAGATATTCAAAAGGATATTGAAAGCAAGTGGGAACAAATTAATCTTAAAGGAGGTTGGTGAAAAGTAAGTTTCAAGTATGTCAAATATTTGAGTCTATAACATCGAGAACATTTCTTGATATGCAAGGAATTAAGGAGACTTCAATGTTTGGCAAcatgtattaaaataatataattagcATCATATAATGTCCAATGAAAAACCAAACAATATTACCAAAAATTACCCaacaaatctttattttttcttgttgAATAATTAAGAACACTAAAACAAGGATTGTGATGATGTATTAGTCAACAATCCATTTAGCCAAACTTTTACTATCTCATGATTTATTACCTCCAAGAGTAATCCCCCCCAACACACACACACTCAATCTTACTCTGTTTgactttttattaaatgtgataaAGTATAATTGTTGAGTTTAAAGTTTTACTTAAGTAGATAAAGTACTCAAAAGTTTGATATACTTTTTAGAGTACAGGCAAATTTCAATTTAAGATATTATACGTATGAGGGTGTGATTTATCTTAAATGTACATATATGTCTATCATGTTACAATAACATGACTAAACAAttgaattagtaaaaaataGTCCTTAAATAAATGGTTGTTTGTTGACCACAAAATTGTCCTAAGTGACCATGACTATTGAAAAACTATTTGattattctaaattaaaatagttgatattttgattaattcATGTGGAGATACTGATGCGTTCACAACTAGTCAGataataatattgttataatcaatattattaCTGTACAAATTTAACGTAATACTgtaatttaatgattttatgtattaatttagatttttgataCATGAgtagttattgttgattgaaCTAGAAAGGATGAGAATCAAAATAGGGTGTCTATCATCATTACTAGATCAAAACAAGGAGGGAGGCATTGATCAAAATTAGTTATGAGTTGTGATAAGAATGAGAAATATATATAAGCAAGTGGTATTTCAGCACAAGATGAAGACCATTGAAAGATGGTTCACACTTACTCTCTTTACAAGACCAAAATACAGACAATGTAATTCAAatcacctaaatttataagGAAAAGAGTATGCTCTGATTACAAGTGGAAGATTCTTTAACAAAGACATAACATCTAATTaggttaataaaaaatatgtgtgTTGGAGTAGAAGGTGGAATAACTCAAatgttttgagagatatattttagGCGAAGTCAAACTCACTCAAGTTGTTGAACTTGTTTTCCATTATGTTTATTATGGACAAAACatacaaaactaaaaaaaatacataatgtcGTTGCTTGAAATTATTATTGCGACTTCAACTCTCTTGACATATGCTTATTTAGAAAACTGAACCGCAAGATAATTTATGTTGGACATTAGAGAAgttaatataactttttattacGTATAGCTTATTTTCTAAGGAGAAGCCTTTGAAGTTGTATTATCACGTATTGTGAATTTAGTTTGTTGGTTTCACATCGATAAAACCAGAAGTTGGTGATACAATTGTAGACAAATATTGTCTATTCTACTGATGAGAAGGAGTATCAACATTAGTTGCAACTATTTGaacaaatatatgttgataatattaattttttggaaGAGTTGAAATTTTTGACACTCACCTGTGATGGTGGTGAAATGAGAGAAAATGTTGATTTATTTAGAAGGACAAATATCAGAAATTCATATATAATGTAGGGGTAGGGGTTAACTTGCGGAGGTGCAAGGTAAAAGGTAAAATTATCTTCTTTTGATGTTTTTGAAGCATTTGACTTGTTCtatctaatttattttcatgttttacaggtctaattttttataattttaagagagtgattttgtagaaaatgataaaaaaaaaatacttatgattaatatttttttaatttatatagtattataaaaatataaaaatgatttggacaatttgtttaaattctCTAAAACCCTCCGAAATCCACTTTCAAtacaatttttgaattactcaaaaataaaaagatttatattataaataaacacAAACCTTTTAAAATTCTCTCATGTCAactcttattttctttttttttttttaagcacTTCCCTTGATTCTCCTCCAAACGACTGATTTGATTTGGCAGCTTCATCTTTAGTTATGTCACTATATTAGAGGGATTGTATAGTTGGCTCAACATATACCATGTCAtcgttataaaaaaaatacagttgTGTTATTTAAACAAAGAAACTATATATGAATGGTATTGTTCATTTTTctattgtagttttttttttcttaaaaaaatataatcctttttaaaaattatttcaattttatttcaaaaaataaacaaaattagtaGAGTGATATTTTgtaacaaaaatatgaatttgtgtCATTAACCAATTAGACTACTTAATTAACCATTAAGATATATTAAGATATATGTTATTAATCACTTTAATATATATCTCATTAACCATTTAAATAACATTATTAgctattaaaatgaaaaattttaaccactaaaatgaagtattataaagtaattaattaatattttgcatTTTTAGTGGTTAATATGATATGTTAAATAAGTagttaattgtatttattttaatagttaatat
It contains:
- the LOC101513111 gene encoding uncharacterized protein; translated protein: MSKANEKIHAIMEKKTSVQESRKLNQIFFHKQHLKRVYPFGLQKSSSSSSSSSLSQISNDSSMTLADHENLISPSQRRERVLINTSQPQKFPHAAELGELKRCNWITNNCDKAYIEFHDGCWGVPSYDDKKLFELLAMSGLLIDYNWTEILKRKQVLRQAFAGFDPNIVAKMEEKEIMEIASNKELVLADCRVKCIVDNAKCIIKIMREYGSFSSYIWGYVNHKPVINKYKYPRDVPLRTPKAEAISKDLIKRGFRFLGPVIVYSFMQAAGLTIDHLVDCYRHKECVSLAERPWKHF